From one Malus sylvestris chromosome 1, drMalSylv7.2, whole genome shotgun sequence genomic stretch:
- the LOC126615590 gene encoding uncharacterized protein LOC126615590 yields the protein MSLENEEPRSPDHLTETNHEMQKKSKISYTREFLLSFSELDTCKKLPSGFDQSILSEFEDAFKDRQRSSGLSAHSFRRNEYGPSPPTRGDVAGYSRPIHGRWESRSTGRSDKDSDSQSDKDSDSGRHFGNQSRRPWQVPEHDGLLGSGSFPRPAGFTAGISAPKVQPNEPYQLNRTNEPYHPPRPYKAAPHSRRDTESFDDETFGSSELTSEERAEEERKRRASFELMRKEQHKALQEQKLKPEKNKGDFDFATLVDDSKDGRRHRSSEVEERLIPRASSTDSEKSSLLLQTAAPRPLVPPGFATTVLEINLGPKSLSHSHEVEVGNFELEENILHAKSKPVLSGTLDYQVEKQSTEQMILSKQQHGSASTHASVDSMSEKNRNPSPPQGALNKIIGIESQLYNISNTSQALEASRNSEVIGLNTEKVMGTKIVGESNQGPSASILEKLFTNAVALNVVGSSNITEHQDIKDDETQSSDTAHSSKFACWFHEEERKPSDDFSSGRQNGLLSLIVGGEKGGSGISDGKILDHSFLSFSSQSSEPADRVMKSDVVSPTVGNSEDFSKSIKPEAVSTVLTCEDLEQSILSGISENVPTLQPPVQKRSPPGAGGKPEQLKANVDNNASHHLLSLLQKGTSVSDMEPSYNQETTYSEILHGTEGATIGTAGHSSKKEIAENVSIAGKNLTLETLFGTAFMKELQTVGAPVSVKRGPIGSARVDPMEPHGVPFPVTDNSLIPPAIQIGPNSTSHSSSDLANRRKQTKSDMNEEQWLGLNNPHIEVGSSQVGTDLGSKIGVFEGHPDFRLPEEDSLIAASEPLNIQSSMSSRSQMKSKLFSSPNTHVDIVEKLAAMNSAFKDERRMGSQEVPPPFLRGPYDVREPDIPFQNLNVQSSSQQLHHPPLNHVGPPFHPLDSRPGNINSQINFMGPEGIMRSDPPPNHQFQSNMLRRPFYHPNTGQSGFDAHTHHPMMQQMHMQGNFPPPHLRQGLSSSPPQPPHPNRGAPPPAHPNSQAFMQELNPMQGFPFGPRQPNFGVHGMPSPAADVAGGSNHHPEALQRLIEMELRSNPKQIHQFAGSGHTQGTYGHKLDMGFGYR from the exons ATGAGCTTAGAGAACGAAGAACCACGCTCACCAGATCATCTTACTGAAACGAATCACGAAATGCAAAA GAAGTCGAAAATATCATATACGAGAGAATTCCTACTGTCGTTTAGTGAATTAGATACCTGCAAGAAACTACCAAGTGGGTTCGACCAGTCAATATTAAG TGAATTCGAGGATGCTTTCAAAGATCGACAGAGAAGTAGTGGTTTGTCAGCTCATAGTTTCAGGCGAAATGAGTATGGTCCATCTCCACCTACTAGAGGGGATGTAGCTGGTTATTCACGGCCAATCCATGGAAGGTGGGAAAGTCGTTCAACTGGACGGAGTGACAAGGATAGTGACTCGCAATCTGATAAGGATTCTG ATTCAGGAAGGCATTTTGGGAACCAGTCTCGGCGGCCATGGCAGGTTCCTGAGCATGATGGACTCCTCGGAAGTGGTTCCTTTCCTAGACCAGCTGGGTTTACTGCAGGGATATCAGCACCAAAAGTTCAACCTAACGAACCGTACCAGTTGAATAGAACCAATGAGCCATATCACCCTCCTCGTCCTTACAAG GCAGCACCTCACTCGCGGAGGGATACTGAATCATTTGATGATGAAACGTTTGGTTCTTCTGAGTTGACAAGTGAGGAAAGAGCAGAAgaggaaagaaagagaagag CTTCTTTTGAATTGATGAGGAAAGAACAGCACAAAGCACTTCAAGAGCAGAAGCTGAAGCCAGAGAAGAATAAAGGTGATTTTGACTTTGCCACACTGGTGGATGATTCCAAAGATGGGAGGAGACATAGAAGCAGTGAAGTAGAGGAGCGTCTCATACCCCGAGCTTCAAGTACTGATTCTGAAAAATCTAGTTTACTCTTGCAAACTGCTGCACCCAGACCTCTTGTACCCCCAGGTTTTGCTACCACAGTTTTGGAGATAAATCTTGGACCAAAATCCTTGAGCCATTCCCATGAAGTTGAG GTTGGGAATTTTGAACTTGAGGAAAACATCTTGCATGCCAAAAGTAAACCTGTTTTAAGTGGGACTTTGGATTACCAAGTGGAGAAACAATCAACTGAACAAATGATCTTGAGCAAGCAACAACATGGAAGTGCAAGTACTCATGCCTCAGTTGATAGCATGAGTGAGAAGAATCGAAATCCGTCACCACCTCAAGGTGCCTTGAATAAGATAATTGGCATTGAGAGTCAACTCTATAACATATCTAATACATCACAAGCTCTAGAAGCCTCCAGAAATAGTGAAGTAATTGGCCTCAATACTGAGAAGGTGATGGGGACTAAGATTGTTGGTGAATCCAATCAAGGTCCTTCTGCGTCGATACTGGAAAAGCTTTTTACCAATGCTGTAGCATTAAATGTAGTTGGCTCCTCTAATATCACTGAG CATCAAGATATTAAAGATGATGAGACACAGAGCTCTGACACTGCCCATTCTTCCAAGTTTGCTTGTTGGTTTCATGAAGAAG AAAGGAAACCTAGTGATGATTTCTCATCTGGAAGGCAAAATGGCTTACTTTCATTGATCGTTGGTGGTGAAAAAGGTGGATCCGGCATTTCTGATGGGAAGATACTTGATCACAGTTTTCTTAGTTTTTCTTCTCAATCCTCTGAACCTGCAGACAGGGTTATGAAATCAGATGTAGTATCTCCTACAGTTGGTAACTCTGAGGATTTTTCCAAAAGTATTAAACCAGAGGCAGTTTCGACAGTCCTTACATGTGAAGACCTTGAACAATCGATTCTGTCTGGTATTAGTGAAAATGTTCCGACCTTGCAGCCCCCTGTTCAAAAGCGGAGTCCTCCTGGGGCTGGTGGAAAGCCTGAGCAGCTGAAAGCTAATGTTGATAATAATGCATCCCATCACCTACTTTCACTGTTGCAGAAGGGAACAAGCGTGAGTGATATGGAACCATCCTATAATCAAGAAACAACGTATTCTGAAATATTACATGGCACTGAAGGAGCGACTATTGGCACTGCAGGTCACAGTTCAAAAAAGGAAATTGCTGAAAATGTTTCTATTGCAGGGAAGAACCTGACCCTTGAAACACTGTTTGGAACTGCTTTTATGAAAGAGTTGCAAACAGTTGGAGCGCCAGTTTCTGTTAAGAGGGGCCCAATTGGGTCTGCAAGGGTAGATCCTATGGAGCCTCATGGGGTGCCTTTTCCTGTGACAGATAACAGTCTAATTCCTCCTGCAATTCAAATTGGACCCAACTCAACTAGTCATAGTAGTAGTGACTTAGCAAATAGGCGGAAGCAAACAAAATCAGATATGAACGAAGAGCAGTGGCTAGGTCTCAATAATCCTCATATTGAAGTAGGTTCATCACAGGTTGGAACCGACTTGGGTTCTAAGATTGGGGTCTTTGAGGGGCATCCTGATTTTCGACTTCCTGAGGAGGATAGCTTGATTGCAGCCAGCGAACCGTTGAACATACAAAGTTCTATGTCTTCTCGAAGTCAAATGAAAAGCAAATTGTTCTCCTCCCCAAACACCCATGTGGACATTGTTGAAAAGTTGGCAGCTATGAATTCTGCCTTTAAAGATGAAAGAAGAATGGGAAGCCAAGAAGttcctcctccttttcttcGTGGTCCTTATGATGTGAGAGAGCCTGATATTCCATTTCAGAACCTTAATGTGCAATCATCTTCTCAACAGCTCCATCATCCTCCATTGAATCATGTGGGTCCCCCGTTCCACCCTTTAGACTCTCGTCCTGGCAACATCAACTCTCAGATTAATTTTATGGGGCCAGAAGGCATTATGCGAAGCGATCCTCCACCAAATCATCAATTTCAATCAAATATGCTTCGTCGACCTTTCTATCATCCCAACACTGGTCAATCTGGGTTTGATGCTCACACGCATCACCCTATGATGCAACAGATGCATATGCAAGGCAACTTTCCTCCGCCTCACCTGCGACAAGGATTATCCAGTTCTCCACCCCAGCCTCCTCATCCCAATCGTGGTGCACCTCCACCTGCTCATCCAAACAGTCAGGCTTTTATGCAAGAATTGAACCCAATGCAAGGTTTCCCTTTTGGTCCCCGGCAGCCCAACTTTGGTGTTCATGGAATGCCATCGCCCG cTGCTGATGTTGCCGGTGGAAGCAACCACCATCCAGAGGCACTCCAAAGGCTCATTGAGATGGAACTAAGGTCAAACCCGAAACAGATTCACCAGTTTGCTGGTAGCGGACACACTCAAGGGACGTACGGACACAAACTGGACATGGGTTTCGGGTATAGATAG